The Mycolicibacterium fluoranthenivorans genome segment ACGCGCGTCAGGTCGTCCTCGAAATCCTCCAGGAGATGTCCGCCGATGCGGACCGGAAGGTCGTACTGCTCGACGAATGGATCTTCGAGCTTCCGGATCCCGCTCTCCCCATTGAGCAGCTTCTTCCAGGTGTTCTCGGCATCGGTCGCCAACGCGGTCGACATGGCAATGCCAGTGACCACCACGTTGGGCAGACCGTTCCCCGTCGAGACTCCCGCCATGAACTGAGCTTTCCTTTCCTACCTACTCAGTACCGCCCGAAGGCCAGTGCCACATTGTGGCCACCGAACCCGAATGAGTTGTTGATGGCGTACTGGTATTCGCCGTATCGAGGCTCGCCCGCAACGACATCGAGATCGATCTCGGGGTCGGGCGTCTCATAGTTGAGCGTCGGCGGGATGACGCCGTCGCGCAGAGCCAGCACCGTCAGGATGGATTCCAGGGCGCCGACGGCGCCGATGGAGTGACCCAGTGCGCCCTTGGGTGCGTATACCGCGGCATGTTCCACCCCGGCGACGCGCAGGGCGTTGGCCTCCGCGGTGTCACCGATCGGGGTGGCCGTGGCGTGTGCGTTGACGTGGTCGATGTCCTTGGGCGACAGGCCTGCCGTCTCCAGCGCGCGCTTGATCGCCGCGCCGGCCCGCTCGCCGTCCGGCGCCGGAGCGACCATGTGGAACGCGTCCGAGGTGATGCCTGCACCGAGCACCCGGGCCAGCGGCTTGGCGCCGCGGGCTTTGGCGTGTTCCTCGGTCTCCAGGATCAGCACCGCACCGGCTTCGCCGAACACGAACCCGTCGCGGTCCTTGTCGAACGGACGCGACGCACCGGCCGGGTCGTCGTTGCGGGTGGACATGGCGCGCATCATCGAGAACGCCGCGATCGGCAGCGCCTCGATACCGCCCTCGACGCCACCGCATACCGCGATGTCGGCGTCACCCATGACGATCTGACGCCAGGCGTGGGCGATGGCCTCGGAGCCGGAGGAACACGCCGAGACCGGGGTGATGACGCCGGCACGGGCCCCGAGTTCGAGACCGATGACGGCGGCAGCGCCGTTGGGCATGATCATCTGGACGGCCAGGGGCGACACCTTGCGGGGGCCGCCCTCGTTCATCGCGTCGTAGGTCTCGACGATCTTCTCGCCGCCACCGAGGCCGGTGCCGATCACGACCGAGAAACGATCGGGATCGACCTCCGGCCGACCGGCGGTGTCCCACAACTGATTGCCGATGTACTTGGCCATCCGCTGGACATACGACATACGCCGCATCTCCAGCCGGGTCATCTTTTCGTCGAGGTTCTCGACGAGATGGCCGCCGATGCGTACCGGAAGGTCCCACTTGGTGACGAAATCGTCCTCGAGGACGCGGATTCCGCTCTCGCCGGCCAGTAGGCCCTTCCACGTGCCCTCGATGTCCGCAGCGAGGGAAGTAGTCGCCGTGACGGCGGTCACCACAACGCTGGGGAAACCGCCGTTAGCAGTGGAAGGTCGGGTCACTTCGAGAACTTATCGCGCAGCGCGGCGGCAGCCTCGGGGTTCTCTTCCTCGAGCTTCTGGATGTAGCCGACGACGTCACCGACGGTGCGCAGGCCGGCCAGATCCTCGTCCGGGATCTTCACGCCGTACTTGTCCTCGGTCTGCACCGCGATCTCGACCATCGACAGCGAGTCGATGTCCAGGTCGTCGACGAAGCTCTTCTCCATCGTCACCTCAGACGGCTCGATACCGGTGACCTCTTCGATGATCTCGGCAAGACCGGCGATGATTTCTTCTTGACTGGCGGCCACGATGGCTCCTTCTGTTTCTTCGGTTGCTCCACTCCGGCTGTCGGAGTGTTGGTGGAACGTCTTCGGTTATGACACCCGGGGATCAGAGCTCGGCGAGCCCATCCAGGTCTGAGGGGGCTTTCACCGCATAGGTCGGTGTGCCTTTCAGTTCTCGTTTGGCGATGCCGACGAGCGTCCCGGCGGGCGGGAACTCGACGATCGCCGTGACCGCGAGACCCCGCAGGGTCTCGTTGCACAGGTCCCAGCGCACCGGCCGGGTCATCTGGGCGACCAGCTTGGCCATCGCGTCGGCGGCGTCGGCGACGGGCTTGCCGTCGGCGTTGGACAGCAGCGTCCTGGTCGGTTCGGCGGTCGCCACCTCCGCGGCCGCGGCGGCGTAGCCCTCGGCGGCGGGCGCCATGTAGTGGGTGTGGAAGGCGCCGGCGGTGGCCAGGACCCGGACCCGGGCCTTGGCCGGCGGATCCTCGGCGAGCTTCTCCAGCGCGGCGATCGCACCGGCGGCCACGATCTGACCGGCGGCGTTGCGGTTGGCGGGGATGAGGTCAAATCGAGCGAGGGCTTCAAGTACAGCGGCTTCGTCGCCGCCGAGCACGGCGGCCATCCCGGTGGGCTCCAGCGCGCAGGCCTTGGCCATCTCGGCGCCGCGGGTGGCGGCCAGCTTGATGGCGTCGTCGGGGGAGATTACACCGGCGATCGCGTAGGCCGCGATCTCGCCGACCGAGTGACCGGCGATGGCCGCATCACCGGAGAGCAGGCCGGCCTTGGTGACGTGCTCGTGCGCCAGCAGGGTGGCGGCCACGACCAGCGGCTGGGTCACCGCGGTATCGGTGATCTCCTCGGCGGTGGCGGTGGTGCCCAGCCGGGCCAGGTCCAGTCCGCTGATCGCCGACCATGCGGCCAGGCGCTCGGAAGCCCCGGGCAACTCCAGCCATGGGCTGAGCATGCCGGGGGTCTGGGATCCCTGTCCGGGAGCAAGCAATGCAAGCACGGCTCTAAGAAAACACTGTGAAGTCGTCTCTGTGCCGTGTAAGAGATTATGAACCTTGTCTTATTCTTTTGTGGAGTTTCCACAAAAGTGCACGTGATGCGACCGCGCCGAGACCAGGCTGCGATCTGTCACGTCGGAATCTGGCTGTCCGTATTCGCCGATTGGCCTGAGAATGTCCCGTTCGTACTGCCGTTTGACCCGTTGAAGTGGCCTGAATCACGCCGTAGCCGACCCACCGTGATGGCCACCCGCAACACGTACGCGTCGCGCGGGACCGTCGGATCGCGGCCGGTGAAGTCGGTGATCCGTTTCAGGCGGTAGCGGACGGTGTTTGGATGAACCGTCAATTTGCGTGCGCAAGCTTCTATGGCGCCGCCGGAGTCCAGATACGCGTCGAGGGTCTGCGTCAATGCGGGGTCGGCATCGCCGAGGGGGCGCATCACCTCGGTCTCCAGTGCGGCCAGCGCGATGGCATCGCCGAGCAGCGCCCGTTCCGGCAGCAGCTCGCGAGCGGCCACCGGTCGCGGCGCACCACCCCAGCCGGTGACGGCACGCATCCCCGAGATGGCCTCGGCAGCACTGCGGTGCAGCGTCAGCAAGCTCGGCGCGGTGGGGCCGATCACCACCGGGCCGTTGCCGAACACCTTCATCAGCTCCGAGAGAAAGCGGTCGGTCTGGGACAGCGGCCCGGAGACGATGGTGACCAGCCAGGTGCCGTGCACATCCGACAGGGCGGTACGGCCGTTGCGCAATGCCACGTCGTGCACATCGCCGCTGACCAGGTCCAGGCGGTCCGGGTGGGGATAGCCCACGATCACGGTGGCGGATGCGGTGGCATCCCAGTTCAGGGCGGCGGCCTGGGACTGCAGGGCCGGGCCGGCGTCCCCGCGGACCACGGCGTCGACGATATTGGCCTCCATCCGGCTGTCCCAGGCGCCCCGCGCCTCGGCCTGATCGGCATACGCCGTCGCGGCGGCGAAGGCCAGATCGCGGCTGTAGCGCAGGATGCCCGCGGTCAGGGCGGTCAGCTGTTCGTCGGTGCGGGCCAGCAGCGGCACCACTTCCTCGAAGAACTCCATGGTGACCCGCACCATCTCGACGGATTGGCGCAGCGCCACCCGTCTGCGCAGGTCTTGGGGGACGACCTCGAAAGCCTGGGCGGTATAGCTGATATCGCTGGTGGGGTCGCGCATCCACTCGACGAAGTTGATGACCGCGGTCTGGACCACCAGCTGCACGCTGGCGCGCTGGGAGGCCTCCAGGTCGGAGAAGCCCGGCAGTCGCTCTTCCAGGGCGTGCACGGCCTCGGTGGCCAGCCGGCCCGAATACTGCTTGAGCCGGCGCAGCGCGGACTCCGGCACGCTCTGCAGCACATCCAGCGTCGATGCGGGCGGAACGGTCCGTTTGTCGGGCATGGATAAAATCTACGCTTCTCTTTTGTGAGAGACGCACCGCGTTTGTGCGGTTTCATACGCGACACGCCGGGCGAGGCGTATGAAACCGCACAAACGGACTGGGCTAGGCGCTCCCGGTGTCGGCGTAGGACACCTCGGCCGCGGAGACGTCATCGATGCGGTACTGCTTGGCCGCGGCGACGGCCACCGACGGATCGATCTCCCCGTCGCGGGCCAGCGCCTCCAGCACGGCCACCACGACCGATTCGGCATCGGTGTTGAAGTACCGGCGCGCGGCCGGGCGGGTGTCGGAGAAACCGAACCCGTCGGTGCCGAGCGTGACGTAGGTGTTGGGCACCCACGGCCGGATCTGCTCCGGGACCGCCCGCATCCAGTCCGACAC includes the following:
- a CDS encoding PucR family transcriptional regulator gives rise to the protein MPDKRTVPPASTLDVLQSVPESALRRLKQYSGRLATEAVHALEERLPGFSDLEASQRASVQLVVQTAVINFVEWMRDPTSDISYTAQAFEVVPQDLRRRVALRQSVEMVRVTMEFFEEVVPLLARTDEQLTALTAGILRYSRDLAFAAATAYADQAEARGAWDSRMEANIVDAVVRGDAGPALQSQAAALNWDATASATVIVGYPHPDRLDLVSGDVHDVALRNGRTALSDVHGTWLVTIVSGPLSQTDRFLSELMKVFGNGPVVIGPTAPSLLTLHRSAAEAISGMRAVTGWGGAPRPVAARELLPERALLGDAIALAALETEVMRPLGDADPALTQTLDAYLDSGGAIEACARKLTVHPNTVRYRLKRITDFTGRDPTVPRDAYVLRVAITVGRLRRDSGHFNGSNGSTNGTFSGQSANTDSQIPT
- the kasA gene encoding 3-oxoacyl-ACP synthase KasA encodes the protein MTRPSTANGGFPSVVVTAVTATTSLAADIEGTWKGLLAGESGIRVLEDDFVTKWDLPVRIGGHLVENLDEKMTRLEMRRMSYVQRMAKYIGNQLWDTAGRPEVDPDRFSVVIGTGLGGGEKIVETYDAMNEGGPRKVSPLAVQMIMPNGAAAVIGLELGARAGVITPVSACSSGSEAIAHAWRQIVMGDADIAVCGGVEGGIEALPIAAFSMMRAMSTRNDDPAGASRPFDKDRDGFVFGEAGAVLILETEEHAKARGAKPLARVLGAGITSDAFHMVAPAPDGERAGAAIKRALETAGLSPKDIDHVNAHATATPIGDTAEANALRVAGVEHAAVYAPKGALGHSIGAVGALESILTVLALRDGVIPPTLNYETPDPEIDLDVVAGEPRYGEYQYAINNSFGFGGHNVALAFGRY
- the acpM gene encoding meromycolate extension acyl carrier protein AcpM; this encodes MAASQEEIIAGLAEIIEEVTGIEPSEVTMEKSFVDDLDIDSLSMVEIAVQTEDKYGVKIPDEDLAGLRTVGDVVGYIQKLEEENPEAAAALRDKFSK
- a CDS encoding ACP S-malonyltransferase, with the protein product MLALLAPGQGSQTPGMLSPWLELPGASERLAAWSAISGLDLARLGTTATAEEITDTAVTQPLVVAATLLAHEHVTKAGLLSGDAAIAGHSVGEIAAYAIAGVISPDDAIKLAATRGAEMAKACALEPTGMAAVLGGDEAAVLEALARFDLIPANRNAAGQIVAAGAIAALEKLAEDPPAKARVRVLATAGAFHTHYMAPAAEGYAAAAAEVATAEPTRTLLSNADGKPVADAADAMAKLVAQMTRPVRWDLCNETLRGLAVTAIVEFPPAGTLVGIAKRELKGTPTYAVKAPSDLDGLAEL